Proteins encoded together in one Hylaeus volcanicus isolate JK05 chromosome 3, UHH_iyHylVolc1.0_haploid, whole genome shotgun sequence window:
- the LOC128874271 gene encoding inner centromere protein isoform X33, with translation MELLKRVNALGDPEHGIRPAGAASEETNQRSSSAHNRHSLTKGRESTGSAKDVDRAKLVRERQNEERQRKLEELRHQALAAQRFREQREEERRRRIDELRSRDNDRRYQVEERKRLICEAERERREAILRKNQEREARIEAKRKNIERSHIVFAFGSSTPRMLEPADTGGSTFWGTRRATSTTNVMMFSAAQPLTRRSSERELDGSKKRATSAGGLDRKPGEDMRMSSSMYEVFNWNSSPDPPLTPAKHKRASLSLPPTTDIFAIDDKSDSDTRRPMIQRAASGEESDGTPGTPSSVYLRVNRRRTDLMPTIPSPRDGPPSTGRSSSAKAFTRSPGRTYSMSRLDQLAQPRKRPTELSTLTEQQSQPLSASSMSRSMSHLAASGAKSLKRSDNSRSMGTLPGAVPIPRPTRAERLRRKAREHQNHQQQGIRSGEVTPNSPSRPHSSMSQQSASSVGSSNVNLRPRTTAPRRPRPASIAGTGVSVTERHKVRTCRESRILAADLLADTKLTKDSKPPLPKVHNSTPKKPSTPKMTEAKKPTEKLTKNAKASPRITPKATPLQSPGIENEPFIRENTVEIIKHDVKEEIKSEDKHEEKKDQGTEKTQQEISAAEQGTEEVKQQAIIEQTNSVAMSKQIKDETNSNQENQPVAPSQETPKNTKKEDNKQEKKPVEVEAKSENNLEEQVDMSASMIAKIRITTEEEAKAAIAERRRLAREQAEREAELERQRQEEEARLEAERLRAEEEEQRRLEEETLRLANEAREAEEQRLRMAIEEAKRREEEDRRRREEEARQKQEKEEAEQKAREEAERQRIEMAERLKKEEEERLARRKRVEAIMSRTRGKNQNTPTKGEGGDGDGDKLKEDNSPNDENKPVPGSKNEDVMTASLISEATQQFISGEQRAHHTENNTTADIVHNGTHSNGINESKIVLDNNQGNVEGELNGHHTNHGNGINSQSITLDNATVKQNNVTNNLLDLTEFDSLSNSSSGPILELTSNLANEDTLNSNLNPAAIPFTPLANTYMPTAANVNVNPFQDSFINNKPQDNSQVPDLLS, from the exons CTGGAGCCGCTTCTGAGGAAACTAACCAAAGGTCCAGTTCTGCACACAATCGCCACTCTCTCACGAAGG GACGGGAGTCGACAGGAAGCGCGAAAGACGTGGACAGGGCGAAGCTCGTCCGTGAGAGACAGAACGAGGAGCGGCAGCGGAAGTTGGAGGAGCTGAGACATCAGGCTCTCGCCGCGCAGCGTTTCCGGGAGCAGCGGGAGGAAGAACGCCGAAGGCGCATCGACGAGCTCAGATCGCGTGACAACGACAG AAGATATCAAGTCGAAGAGAGAAAGCGATTGATATGCGAGGCGGAGAGGGAAAGACGGGAGGCGATCCTCCGGAAGAACCAGGAGAGAGAGGCGCGCATAGAGGCAAAGAGGAAGAACATCGAGAGGTCCCACATTGTGTTCGCGTTCGGAAGCTCTACGCCAAGGATGCTGGAACCTGCAGACACCGGTGGCTCCACTTTCTGGGGAACTCGCAGAGCGACCTCTACCACCAACGTGATGATGTTCTCGGCTGCTCAGCCGTTGACCAGGAGATCCTCCGAAAGGGAGCTCGACGGCAGCAAGAAACGTGCCACTTCCGCCGGAGGACTCGACAGGAAACCTGGCGAAG ATATGAGAATGTCCTCGTCCATGTACGAGGTGTTCAATTGGAATTCTAGCCCTGATCCTCCCTTAACCCCTGCCAAACATAAGAGAGCCAGCCTCTCTCTGCCTCCTACAACTGACATCTTTGCCATCGATGATAAGTCTGATAGCGACACTAGGCGTCCGATGATTCAGCGGGCTGCCAGTG GTGAAGAGAGCGACGGAACGCCCGGAACACCTAGTTCGGTTTATCTGCGAGTGAACAGGAGACGCACCGACCTGATGCCGACGATACCGTCGCCGCGTGATGGACCTCCGTCGACGGGACGCAGCTCCAGCGCCAAGGCCTTCACACGTTCGCCAGGTAGGACTTACTCGATGTCCAGGCTGGATCAGCTGGCGCAGCCTCGGAAACGTCCGACAGAACTTAGCACACTGACGGAACAACAGAGCCAGCCTCTGAGCGCTTCTAGCATGAGTCGCAGCATGTCACATTTAGCTGCGTCCGGGGCTAAGAGCCTCAAACGCTCAGATAACTCTCGTAGCATGGGTACGTTGCCAGGCGCGGTCCCGATCCCGAGACCAACCAGGGCCGAGAGACTCCGTCGCAAAGCACGCGAGCATCAAAACCACCAGCAGCAAG GCATCCGCAGCGGGGAGGTGACACCGAACAGCCCATCACGACCGCACAGCTCCATGAGCCAGCAAAGCGCCAGCAGTGTGGGCAGCAGTAACGTCAATCTGCGTCCCCGCACGACTGCCCCGCGTCGGCCGCGACCTGCTTCTATTGCCGGTACCGGTGTTTCGGTCACAGAACGACACA AAGTTAGGACGTGTCGCGAGTCACGTATTCTCGCCGCAGATCTGTTGGCCGACACGAAGCTGACGAAGGATTCGAAGCCCCCACTGCCAAAGGTCCATAATAGCACTCCAAAGAAACCTTCCACGCCGAAAATGACGGAGGCGAAGAAACCGACGGAAAAACTGACGAAGAACGCCAAGGCGTCCCCGCGGATAACCCCGAAAGCGACGCCGTTACAGAGCCCTGGAATCGAGAACGAACCGTTCATTCGCGAGAACACGGTGGAGATAATCAAGCACGACGTCAAGGAGGAGATTAAGTCGGAGGACAAGCACGAGGAGAAGAAGGACCAGGGCACAGAAAAAACACAA CAGGAAATAAGTGCTGCGGAACAGGGTACCGAGGAGGTTAAGCAGCAAGCTATCATCGAACAAACCAATTCTGTCGCGATGTCCAAACAGATCAAGGACGAAACCAATTCGAACCAAGAGAATCAACCAGTCGCGCCATCTCAAGAAACTCCCAAGAACACGAAAAAAGAAGACAACAAACAGGAGAAGAAGCCAGTTGAAGTCGAAGCGAAATCCGAAAACAATTTGGAGGAGCAGGTAGACATGTCAG CCTCTATGATAGCGAAGATTAGGATTACCACGGAGGAGGAGGCTAAGGCAGCCATAGCGGAACGCAGAAGATTGGCCAGAGAGCAAGCGGAACGGGAAGCCGAACTCGAACGTCAACGACAG GAGGAAGAAGCGCGTTTAGAGGCCGAGAGATTGCGCGCCGAAGAGGAAGAGCAACGCCGTTTGGAAGAGGAAACGCTCCGTTTGGCGAACGAGGCCCGAGAAGCTGAAGAACAGAGACTGAGAATGGCGATCGAAGAGGCGAAACGTCGCGAGGAAGAAGACAGGAGAAGAAGAGAGGAAGAGGCGCGTCAGAAGCAGGAGAAGGAAGAGGCTGAGCAGAAAGCGAGAGAAGAAGCTGAAAG ACAACGGATTGAAATGGCTGAGCGTCtcaaaaaggaagaagaagaaaggctCGCTAGACGTAAACGCGTCGAGGCGATTATGAGTAGAACTCGCGGGAAAAATCAAAACACGCCCACTAAg GGAGAGGGTGGCGATGGCGATGGcgataaattgaaagaagacAACAGTCCTAACGATGAAAATAAGCCAGTACCGGGTAGCAAAAACGAAGATGTAATGACAGCCAGTCTCATATCCGAAGCAACTCAACAATTCATTAGCGGAGAGCAGCGAGCTCATCATACGGAAAACAACACTACGGCGGATATTGTGCATAACGGCACGCATAGTAATGGCATTAacgaaagtaaaattgtattggATAATAATCAGGGTAATGTGGAAGGAGAACTGAATGGTCATCATACGAATCACGGAAATGGTATCAACAGTCAATCAATTACACTGGACAATGCCACCGt CAAACAAAACAACGTGACCAACAACCTGTTAGACCTAACGGAATTCGACTCTCTCAGTAATAGCAGTAGTGGTCCAATACTTGAACTGACATCCAATTTGGCCAACGAAGACACCCTCAACTCGAACCTAAATCCAGCAGCTATACCTTTCACTCCATTGGCCAACACATACATGCCAACCGCTGCTAACGTCAATGTAAATCCGTTCCAGGATTCTTTTATAAACAACAAACCACAAGATAATAGTCAAGTACCAG ATCTTTTATCATAA
- the LOC128874271 gene encoding inner centromere protein isoform X24, with the protein MWCCKRLDASDWPVTTIVRGESRFSETSTSLCGTVEGLIVDRAFDRTRKMLVQKSAGAASEETNQRSSSAHNRHSLTKGRESTGSAKDVDRAKLVRERQNEERQRKLEELRHQALAAQRFREQREEERRRRIDELRSRDNDRRYQVEERKRLICEAERERREAILRKNQEREARIEAKRKNIERSHIVFAFGSSTPRMLEPADTGGSTFWGTRRATSTTNVMMFSAAQPLTRRSSERELDGSKKRATSAGGLDRKPGEDMRMSSSMYEVFNWNSSPDPPLTPAKHKRASLSLPPTTDIFAIDDKSDSDTRRPMIQRAASGEESDGTPGTPSSVYLRVNRRRTDLMPTIPSPRDGPPSTGRSSSAKAFTRSPGRTYSMSRLDQLAQPRKRPTELSTLTEQQSQPLSASSMSRSMSHLAASGAKSLKRSDNSRSMGTLPGAVPIPRPTRAERLRRKAREHQNHQQQGIRSGEVTPNSPSRPHSSMSQQSASSVGSSNVNLRPRTTAPRRPRPASIAGTGVSVTERHKVRTCRESRILAADLLADTKLTKDSKPPLPKVHNSTPKKPSTPKMTEAKKPTEKLTKNAKASPRITPKATPLQSPGIENEPFIRENTVEIIKHDVKEEIKSEDKHEEKKDQGTEKTQQEISAAEQGTEEVKQQAIIEQTNSVAMSKQIKDETNSNQENQPVAPSQETPKNTKKEDNKQEKKPVEVEAKSENNLEEQVDMSASMIAKIRITTEEEAKAAIAERRRLAREQAEREAELERQRQEEEARLEAERLRAEEEEQRRLEEETLRLANEAREAEEQRLRMAIEEAKRREEEDRRRREEEARQKQEKEEAEQKAREEAERQRIEMAERLKKEEEERLARRKRVEAIMSRTRGKNQNTPTKGEGGDGDGDKLKEDNSPNDENKPVPGSKNEDVMTASLISEATQQFISGEQRAHHTENNTTADIVHNGTHSNGINESKIVLDNNQGNVEGELNGHHTNHGNGINSQSITLDNATVKQNNVTNNLLDLTEFDSLSNSSSGPILELTSNLANEDTLNSNLNPAAIPFTPLANTYMPTAANVNVNPFQDSFINNKPQDNSQVPDLLS; encoded by the exons CTGGAGCCGCTTCTGAGGAAACTAACCAAAGGTCCAGTTCTGCACACAATCGCCACTCTCTCACGAAGG GACGGGAGTCGACAGGAAGCGCGAAAGACGTGGACAGGGCGAAGCTCGTCCGTGAGAGACAGAACGAGGAGCGGCAGCGGAAGTTGGAGGAGCTGAGACATCAGGCTCTCGCCGCGCAGCGTTTCCGGGAGCAGCGGGAGGAAGAACGCCGAAGGCGCATCGACGAGCTCAGATCGCGTGACAACGACAG AAGATATCAAGTCGAAGAGAGAAAGCGATTGATATGCGAGGCGGAGAGGGAAAGACGGGAGGCGATCCTCCGGAAGAACCAGGAGAGAGAGGCGCGCATAGAGGCAAAGAGGAAGAACATCGAGAGGTCCCACATTGTGTTCGCGTTCGGAAGCTCTACGCCAAGGATGCTGGAACCTGCAGACACCGGTGGCTCCACTTTCTGGGGAACTCGCAGAGCGACCTCTACCACCAACGTGATGATGTTCTCGGCTGCTCAGCCGTTGACCAGGAGATCCTCCGAAAGGGAGCTCGACGGCAGCAAGAAACGTGCCACTTCCGCCGGAGGACTCGACAGGAAACCTGGCGAAG ATATGAGAATGTCCTCGTCCATGTACGAGGTGTTCAATTGGAATTCTAGCCCTGATCCTCCCTTAACCCCTGCCAAACATAAGAGAGCCAGCCTCTCTCTGCCTCCTACAACTGACATCTTTGCCATCGATGATAAGTCTGATAGCGACACTAGGCGTCCGATGATTCAGCGGGCTGCCAGTG GTGAAGAGAGCGACGGAACGCCCGGAACACCTAGTTCGGTTTATCTGCGAGTGAACAGGAGACGCACCGACCTGATGCCGACGATACCGTCGCCGCGTGATGGACCTCCGTCGACGGGACGCAGCTCCAGCGCCAAGGCCTTCACACGTTCGCCAGGTAGGACTTACTCGATGTCCAGGCTGGATCAGCTGGCGCAGCCTCGGAAACGTCCGACAGAACTTAGCACACTGACGGAACAACAGAGCCAGCCTCTGAGCGCTTCTAGCATGAGTCGCAGCATGTCACATTTAGCTGCGTCCGGGGCTAAGAGCCTCAAACGCTCAGATAACTCTCGTAGCATGGGTACGTTGCCAGGCGCGGTCCCGATCCCGAGACCAACCAGGGCCGAGAGACTCCGTCGCAAAGCACGCGAGCATCAAAACCACCAGCAGCAAG GCATCCGCAGCGGGGAGGTGACACCGAACAGCCCATCACGACCGCACAGCTCCATGAGCCAGCAAAGCGCCAGCAGTGTGGGCAGCAGTAACGTCAATCTGCGTCCCCGCACGACTGCCCCGCGTCGGCCGCGACCTGCTTCTATTGCCGGTACCGGTGTTTCGGTCACAGAACGACACA AAGTTAGGACGTGTCGCGAGTCACGTATTCTCGCCGCAGATCTGTTGGCCGACACGAAGCTGACGAAGGATTCGAAGCCCCCACTGCCAAAGGTCCATAATAGCACTCCAAAGAAACCTTCCACGCCGAAAATGACGGAGGCGAAGAAACCGACGGAAAAACTGACGAAGAACGCCAAGGCGTCCCCGCGGATAACCCCGAAAGCGACGCCGTTACAGAGCCCTGGAATCGAGAACGAACCGTTCATTCGCGAGAACACGGTGGAGATAATCAAGCACGACGTCAAGGAGGAGATTAAGTCGGAGGACAAGCACGAGGAGAAGAAGGACCAGGGCACAGAAAAAACACAA CAGGAAATAAGTGCTGCGGAACAGGGTACCGAGGAGGTTAAGCAGCAAGCTATCATCGAACAAACCAATTCTGTCGCGATGTCCAAACAGATCAAGGACGAAACCAATTCGAACCAAGAGAATCAACCAGTCGCGCCATCTCAAGAAACTCCCAAGAACACGAAAAAAGAAGACAACAAACAGGAGAAGAAGCCAGTTGAAGTCGAAGCGAAATCCGAAAACAATTTGGAGGAGCAGGTAGACATGTCAG CCTCTATGATAGCGAAGATTAGGATTACCACGGAGGAGGAGGCTAAGGCAGCCATAGCGGAACGCAGAAGATTGGCCAGAGAGCAAGCGGAACGGGAAGCCGAACTCGAACGTCAACGACAG GAGGAAGAAGCGCGTTTAGAGGCCGAGAGATTGCGCGCCGAAGAGGAAGAGCAACGCCGTTTGGAAGAGGAAACGCTCCGTTTGGCGAACGAGGCCCGAGAAGCTGAAGAACAGAGACTGAGAATGGCGATCGAAGAGGCGAAACGTCGCGAGGAAGAAGACAGGAGAAGAAGAGAGGAAGAGGCGCGTCAGAAGCAGGAGAAGGAAGAGGCTGAGCAGAAAGCGAGAGAAGAAGCTGAAAG ACAACGGATTGAAATGGCTGAGCGTCtcaaaaaggaagaagaagaaaggctCGCTAGACGTAAACGCGTCGAGGCGATTATGAGTAGAACTCGCGGGAAAAATCAAAACACGCCCACTAAg GGAGAGGGTGGCGATGGCGATGGcgataaattgaaagaagacAACAGTCCTAACGATGAAAATAAGCCAGTACCGGGTAGCAAAAACGAAGATGTAATGACAGCCAGTCTCATATCCGAAGCAACTCAACAATTCATTAGCGGAGAGCAGCGAGCTCATCATACGGAAAACAACACTACGGCGGATATTGTGCATAACGGCACGCATAGTAATGGCATTAacgaaagtaaaattgtattggATAATAATCAGGGTAATGTGGAAGGAGAACTGAATGGTCATCATACGAATCACGGAAATGGTATCAACAGTCAATCAATTACACTGGACAATGCCACCGt CAAACAAAACAACGTGACCAACAACCTGTTAGACCTAACGGAATTCGACTCTCTCAGTAATAGCAGTAGTGGTCCAATACTTGAACTGACATCCAATTTGGCCAACGAAGACACCCTCAACTCGAACCTAAATCCAGCAGCTATACCTTTCACTCCATTGGCCAACACATACATGCCAACCGCTGCTAACGTCAATGTAAATCCGTTCCAGGATTCTTTTATAAACAACAAACCACAAGATAATAGTCAAGTACCAG ATCTTTTATCATAA
- the LOC128874271 gene encoding inner centromere protein isoform X17, whose translation MWCCKRLDASDWPVTTIVRGESRFSETSTSLCGTVEGLIVDRAFDRTRKMLVQKSAGAASEETNQRSSSAHNRHSLTKDVKRRRSFYDEDSLDGDLPFENEGRESTGSAKDVDRAKLVRERQNEERQRKLEELRHQALAAQRFREQREEERRRRIDELRSRDNDRRYQVEERKRLICEAERERREAILRKNQEREARIEAKRKNIERSHIVFAFGSSTPRMLEPADTGGSTFWGTRRATSTTNVMMFSAAQPLTRRSSERELDGSKKRATSAGGLDRKPGEDMRMSSSMYEVFNWNSSPDPPLTPAKHKRASLSLPPTTDIFAIDDKSDSDTRRPMIQRAASGEESDGTPGTPSSVYLRVNRRRTDLMPTIPSPRDGPPSTGRSSSAKAFTRSPGRTYSMSRLDQLAQPRKRPTELSTLTEQQSQPLSASSMSRSMSHLAASGAKSLKRSDNSRSMGTLPGAVPIPRPTRAERLRRKAREHQNHQQQGIRSGEVTPNSPSRPHSSMSQQSASSVGSSNVNLRPRTTAPRRPRPASIAGTGVSVTERHKVRTCRESRILAADLLADTKLTKDSKPPLPKVHNSTPKKPSTPKMTEAKKPTEKLTKNAKASPRITPKATPLQSPGIENEPFIRENTVEIIKHDVKEEIKSEDKHEEKKDQGTEKTQQEISAAEQGTEEVKQQAIIEQTNSVAMSKQIKDETNSNQENQPVAPSQETPKNTKKEDNKQEKKPVEVEAKSENNLEEQVDMSASMIAKIRITTEEEAKAAIAERRRLAREQAEREAELERQRQEEEARLEAERLRAEEEEQRRLEEETLRLANEAREAEEQRLRMAIEEAKRREEEDRRRREEEARQKQEKEEAEQKAREEAERQRIEMAERLKKEEEERLARRKRVEAIMSRTRGKNQNTPTKGEGGDGDGDKLKEDNSPNDENKPVPGSKNEDVMTASLISEATQQFISGEQRAHHTENNTTADIVHNGTHSNGINESKIVLDNNQGNVEGELNGHHTNHGNGINSQSITLDNATVKQNNVTNNLLDLTEFDSLSNSSSGPILELTSNLANEDTLNSNLNPAAIPFTPLANTYMPTAANVNVNPFQDSFINNKPQDNSQVPDLLS comes from the exons CTGGAGCCGCTTCTGAGGAAACTAACCAAAGGTCCAGTTCTGCACACAATCGCCACTCTCTCACGAAGG ATGTGAAGCGACGCCGAAGTTTCTACGACGAGGACTCTCTCGACGGCGATCTTCCTTTCGAGAACGAAG GACGGGAGTCGACAGGAAGCGCGAAAGACGTGGACAGGGCGAAGCTCGTCCGTGAGAGACAGAACGAGGAGCGGCAGCGGAAGTTGGAGGAGCTGAGACATCAGGCTCTCGCCGCGCAGCGTTTCCGGGAGCAGCGGGAGGAAGAACGCCGAAGGCGCATCGACGAGCTCAGATCGCGTGACAACGACAG AAGATATCAAGTCGAAGAGAGAAAGCGATTGATATGCGAGGCGGAGAGGGAAAGACGGGAGGCGATCCTCCGGAAGAACCAGGAGAGAGAGGCGCGCATAGAGGCAAAGAGGAAGAACATCGAGAGGTCCCACATTGTGTTCGCGTTCGGAAGCTCTACGCCAAGGATGCTGGAACCTGCAGACACCGGTGGCTCCACTTTCTGGGGAACTCGCAGAGCGACCTCTACCACCAACGTGATGATGTTCTCGGCTGCTCAGCCGTTGACCAGGAGATCCTCCGAAAGGGAGCTCGACGGCAGCAAGAAACGTGCCACTTCCGCCGGAGGACTCGACAGGAAACCTGGCGAAG ATATGAGAATGTCCTCGTCCATGTACGAGGTGTTCAATTGGAATTCTAGCCCTGATCCTCCCTTAACCCCTGCCAAACATAAGAGAGCCAGCCTCTCTCTGCCTCCTACAACTGACATCTTTGCCATCGATGATAAGTCTGATAGCGACACTAGGCGTCCGATGATTCAGCGGGCTGCCAGTG GTGAAGAGAGCGACGGAACGCCCGGAACACCTAGTTCGGTTTATCTGCGAGTGAACAGGAGACGCACCGACCTGATGCCGACGATACCGTCGCCGCGTGATGGACCTCCGTCGACGGGACGCAGCTCCAGCGCCAAGGCCTTCACACGTTCGCCAGGTAGGACTTACTCGATGTCCAGGCTGGATCAGCTGGCGCAGCCTCGGAAACGTCCGACAGAACTTAGCACACTGACGGAACAACAGAGCCAGCCTCTGAGCGCTTCTAGCATGAGTCGCAGCATGTCACATTTAGCTGCGTCCGGGGCTAAGAGCCTCAAACGCTCAGATAACTCTCGTAGCATGGGTACGTTGCCAGGCGCGGTCCCGATCCCGAGACCAACCAGGGCCGAGAGACTCCGTCGCAAAGCACGCGAGCATCAAAACCACCAGCAGCAAG GCATCCGCAGCGGGGAGGTGACACCGAACAGCCCATCACGACCGCACAGCTCCATGAGCCAGCAAAGCGCCAGCAGTGTGGGCAGCAGTAACGTCAATCTGCGTCCCCGCACGACTGCCCCGCGTCGGCCGCGACCTGCTTCTATTGCCGGTACCGGTGTTTCGGTCACAGAACGACACA AAGTTAGGACGTGTCGCGAGTCACGTATTCTCGCCGCAGATCTGTTGGCCGACACGAAGCTGACGAAGGATTCGAAGCCCCCACTGCCAAAGGTCCATAATAGCACTCCAAAGAAACCTTCCACGCCGAAAATGACGGAGGCGAAGAAACCGACGGAAAAACTGACGAAGAACGCCAAGGCGTCCCCGCGGATAACCCCGAAAGCGACGCCGTTACAGAGCCCTGGAATCGAGAACGAACCGTTCATTCGCGAGAACACGGTGGAGATAATCAAGCACGACGTCAAGGAGGAGATTAAGTCGGAGGACAAGCACGAGGAGAAGAAGGACCAGGGCACAGAAAAAACACAA CAGGAAATAAGTGCTGCGGAACAGGGTACCGAGGAGGTTAAGCAGCAAGCTATCATCGAACAAACCAATTCTGTCGCGATGTCCAAACAGATCAAGGACGAAACCAATTCGAACCAAGAGAATCAACCAGTCGCGCCATCTCAAGAAACTCCCAAGAACACGAAAAAAGAAGACAACAAACAGGAGAAGAAGCCAGTTGAAGTCGAAGCGAAATCCGAAAACAATTTGGAGGAGCAGGTAGACATGTCAG CCTCTATGATAGCGAAGATTAGGATTACCACGGAGGAGGAGGCTAAGGCAGCCATAGCGGAACGCAGAAGATTGGCCAGAGAGCAAGCGGAACGGGAAGCCGAACTCGAACGTCAACGACAG GAGGAAGAAGCGCGTTTAGAGGCCGAGAGATTGCGCGCCGAAGAGGAAGAGCAACGCCGTTTGGAAGAGGAAACGCTCCGTTTGGCGAACGAGGCCCGAGAAGCTGAAGAACAGAGACTGAGAATGGCGATCGAAGAGGCGAAACGTCGCGAGGAAGAAGACAGGAGAAGAAGAGAGGAAGAGGCGCGTCAGAAGCAGGAGAAGGAAGAGGCTGAGCAGAAAGCGAGAGAAGAAGCTGAAAG ACAACGGATTGAAATGGCTGAGCGTCtcaaaaaggaagaagaagaaaggctCGCTAGACGTAAACGCGTCGAGGCGATTATGAGTAGAACTCGCGGGAAAAATCAAAACACGCCCACTAAg GGAGAGGGTGGCGATGGCGATGGcgataaattgaaagaagacAACAGTCCTAACGATGAAAATAAGCCAGTACCGGGTAGCAAAAACGAAGATGTAATGACAGCCAGTCTCATATCCGAAGCAACTCAACAATTCATTAGCGGAGAGCAGCGAGCTCATCATACGGAAAACAACACTACGGCGGATATTGTGCATAACGGCACGCATAGTAATGGCATTAacgaaagtaaaattgtattggATAATAATCAGGGTAATGTGGAAGGAGAACTGAATGGTCATCATACGAATCACGGAAATGGTATCAACAGTCAATCAATTACACTGGACAATGCCACCGt CAAACAAAACAACGTGACCAACAACCTGTTAGACCTAACGGAATTCGACTCTCTCAGTAATAGCAGTAGTGGTCCAATACTTGAACTGACATCCAATTTGGCCAACGAAGACACCCTCAACTCGAACCTAAATCCAGCAGCTATACCTTTCACTCCATTGGCCAACACATACATGCCAACCGCTGCTAACGTCAATGTAAATCCGTTCCAGGATTCTTTTATAAACAACAAACCACAAGATAATAGTCAAGTACCAG ATCTTTTATCATAA